A genome region from Thalassotalea euphylliae includes the following:
- the rph gene encoding ribonuclease PH has product MRPSGRTLGQIRPVTITRQFTAHAEGSILIEFGETKVICTATVEEGVPRFLKGQGKGWVTAEYGMLPRSTHTRMRREAAGGKQGGRTMEIQRLIARALRAAVDLKALGENTITIDCDVIQADGGTRTASITGACVALVDALNYMRAKEIIKTNPLKHMIAAVSVGIYKGQPIADLEYLEDSEAETDMNVVMTETGKLIEVQGTAEEEPFSFDEMNEMMQLAKHGINELFDIQKAALS; this is encoded by the coding sequence CATGCCGAAGGCTCAATTTTAATTGAATTTGGCGAGACTAAAGTGATTTGTACCGCAACCGTAGAAGAAGGTGTACCGCGCTTCTTAAAAGGCCAAGGTAAAGGTTGGGTAACTGCTGAATACGGTATGCTGCCGCGTTCAACACACACCCGTATGCGCCGTGAAGCTGCTGGTGGTAAGCAAGGTGGCCGCACCATGGAAATTCAACGTTTAATTGCGCGAGCATTGCGTGCAGCTGTTGATTTAAAAGCACTTGGCGAAAATACCATCACCATCGATTGTGATGTTATTCAAGCTGATGGTGGCACCCGTACTGCTTCTATCACAGGTGCCTGTGTTGCTTTAGTAGACGCACTTAACTATATGCGCGCCAAAGAAATCATCAAAACCAACCCGCTTAAGCACATGATCGCGGCGGTTTCTGTGGGTATTTACAAAGGCCAACCAATTGCTGATTTAGAGTACTTAGAAGATTCTGAAGCAGAAACCGATATGAACGTGGTAATGACGGAAACCGGTAAGCTAATTGAAGTACAAGGTACAGCCGAAGAAGAGCCATTTAGCTTTGACGAAATGAATGAAATGATGCAGTTAGCAAAACACGGCATTAACGAGTTATTCGATATTCAAAAAGCGGCGCTAAGCTAA
- the pyrE gene encoding orotate phosphoribosyltransferase translates to MKDYQREFIEFALSKQVLRFGEFTLKSGRTSPYFFNAGLFNTGGDLARLGRFYAAALADSGIAFDLLFGPAYKGIPIATTTAVALADHHNQDVPYCFNRKEAKTHGEGGNLVGSALEGKVMLVDDVITAGTAIRESMEIIQANGAELSGVLIALDRQEKGKGELSAIQEVERDFGTKVISIVTLGDLISYLEEQDDMSDALAAIKQYREDYGI, encoded by the coding sequence ATGAAAGATTATCAACGTGAATTTATTGAATTTGCACTAAGCAAGCAAGTGCTTCGTTTTGGCGAGTTTACTTTAAAGTCTGGCCGTACGAGCCCTTATTTCTTTAACGCAGGCTTATTTAATACCGGTGGCGATTTGGCCCGTTTAGGTCGTTTTTATGCTGCTGCATTAGCGGATAGCGGTATTGCATTCGATTTGTTATTTGGCCCTGCCTACAAAGGTATTCCAATTGCGACAACAACAGCGGTTGCACTGGCAGATCATCACAATCAAGACGTACCATACTGCTTTAACCGTAAAGAGGCGAAAACTCATGGTGAAGGTGGCAATTTAGTTGGCTCAGCATTGGAAGGTAAAGTGATGCTGGTTGATGACGTGATCACTGCTGGCACAGCCATTCGCGAATCAATGGAAATTATCCAAGCCAATGGCGCTGAGTTATCTGGGGTACTTATTGCCCTTGATCGTCAAGAAAAAGGTAAAGGCGAGCTATCGGCCATTCAAGAAGTTGAGCGCGATTTTGGCACTAAAGTGATTTCAATTGTGACCTTAGGTGACTTAATTAGTTACTTGGAAGAGCAAGATGATATGAGCGATGCATTAGCGGCAATTAAACAATATCGTGAAGACTACGGTATTTAA
- a CDS encoding alpha/beta hydrolase — MSDSALERIVVEPNAPVTACVIWLHGLGDSGDGFAPIVPAFNLPANHGIRFVFPHAPMQPVTINQGFVMRSWYDIKSMDLHNRADMDGVLKSEALVKQLVQEQTDAGIPANRIVLAGFSQGGVLSLFTGLRYPEKLAGILALSCYLPTSDSLPEQCHEANKATDILQQHGEQDEVVPYSAGQIAHQLLVEANYHTQWQSYQMGHNLVPQQINDIAQWLTARLLK, encoded by the coding sequence ATGTCTGATTCTGCGTTAGAGCGGATTGTCGTCGAGCCCAACGCACCAGTAACGGCCTGTGTTATTTGGTTGCATGGTTTAGGCGACTCAGGTGACGGTTTTGCCCCTATTGTTCCGGCATTTAACTTACCTGCTAACCACGGTATACGCTTTGTTTTTCCGCATGCACCGATGCAGCCTGTGACGATAAACCAAGGCTTTGTCATGCGTTCATGGTACGACATTAAAAGTATGGATTTACACAATCGTGCAGATATGGATGGTGTTCTTAAGTCAGAAGCGCTTGTTAAGCAGTTAGTTCAGGAGCAAACTGATGCTGGCATCCCAGCAAATCGCATTGTGTTGGCCGGATTTAGCCAAGGCGGCGTGTTGAGCTTATTCACAGGTTTACGTTACCCCGAAAAGCTGGCTGGTATTTTAGCCTTATCATGTTATTTACCTACCAGTGATAGTCTGCCAGAGCAGTGCCATGAGGCTAATAAAGCGACAGATATTTTACAACAGCACGGTGAACAGGATGAAGTTGTGCCATACAGTGCGGGACAAATAGCGCATCAATTATTAGTTGAAGCTAACTATCATACGCAATGGCAAAGTTATCAGATGGGACACAATCTTGTACCACAGCAAATTAATGATATTGCTCAATGGTTAACAGCGCGATTGCTTAAGTAG